From Aerosticca soli, a single genomic window includes:
- a CDS encoding adenylosuccinate synthase, with product MGKSVVILGAQWGDEGKGKIVDLLTERVAAVARFQGGHNAGHTLVIGGKKTVLHLIPSGILRDDALCLIGNGVVLSPAALKQEIEELETQGVNVRPRLKISPATPLIMPYHIAVDKAREAAAGKSAIGTTGRGIGPAYEDKVARRSVRVADLMYPHELPEKIKAAVEYHNFILTQWLKAEPVDYRQVLDDALAYGEFIRPMVDDVATILHDVRKEGGHILYEGAQGALLDIDHGTYPYVTSSNTTIGGALAGTGVGAGDIDYVLGICKAYATRVGGGPFPTELNDAMGERLRKVGNEFGASTGRPRRCGWIDLVALKRAVQINGINGLAITKLDVLDGLAQIKVCIAYEYRGKRRELAPLDADGWAECKPVYLEFPGWEESTAGIREWEKLPAAARAYLRAVEELSGCNLAIVATGADRDDTIVLDDPFA from the coding sequence ATGGGCAAGTCAGTCGTCATCCTTGGAGCCCAATGGGGCGACGAAGGCAAGGGCAAGATCGTCGATCTGCTCACCGAGCGCGTCGCCGCGGTGGCGCGTTTCCAGGGCGGCCACAACGCCGGCCACACGCTCGTCATCGGCGGCAAGAAGACCGTGCTGCACCTGATTCCCTCGGGCATCCTGCGCGACGATGCGCTGTGCCTGATCGGCAACGGCGTGGTGCTCTCGCCGGCCGCGCTCAAGCAGGAGATCGAGGAGCTGGAGACGCAGGGCGTGAACGTGCGGCCGCGGCTCAAGATCAGTCCGGCCACGCCGCTCATCATGCCCTACCACATCGCGGTGGATAAGGCGCGCGAGGCCGCCGCCGGCAAGAGCGCGATCGGCACCACCGGCCGCGGCATCGGCCCGGCCTACGAGGACAAGGTGGCCCGCCGCAGCGTGCGCGTGGCCGATCTCATGTACCCGCACGAGCTGCCGGAGAAGATCAAGGCCGCGGTGGAGTACCACAACTTCATCCTCACCCAGTGGCTGAAGGCCGAGCCGGTCGATTACCGGCAGGTGCTGGACGATGCGCTGGCTTACGGTGAATTCATCCGCCCGATGGTCGACGACGTCGCCACCATCCTGCACGACGTGCGCAAGGAAGGCGGCCACATCCTGTACGAGGGCGCGCAGGGTGCGCTGCTGGACATCGATCACGGCACCTATCCGTACGTCACATCGAGCAACACCACGATCGGCGGCGCGCTGGCCGGCACCGGCGTCGGCGCGGGCGACATCGACTACGTGCTCGGCATCTGCAAGGCCTACGCCACGCGCGTGGGCGGCGGTCCCTTCCCGACCGAGCTGAACGACGCGATGGGCGAGCGCCTGCGCAAGGTCGGCAACGAGTTCGGCGCCAGCACCGGCCGCCCGCGGCGCTGCGGCTGGATCGATCTGGTGGCGTTGAAGCGCGCGGTGCAGATCAACGGCATCAACGGCCTGGCGATCACCAAGCTCGACGTGCTCGACGGCTTGGCCCAAATCAAGGTGTGCATCGCCTACGAATACCGCGGCAAGCGCCGCGAGCTGGCGCCGCTCGATGCCGATGGCTGGGCCGAGTGCAAGCCGGTGTATCTGGAGTTTCCGGGCTGGGAGGAATCCACCGCCGGCATCCGCGAATGGGAAAAATTGCCCGCCGCCGCCCGCGCCTATCTGCGCGCGGTGGAGGAACTGTCCGGCTGCAACCTCGCCATCGTCGCCACCGGCGCGGACCGCGACGACACCATCGTGCTGGACGATCCGTTCGCCTGA
- the hflK gene encoding FtsH protease activity modulator HflK codes for MAWNRPGGSGPHEPWQRPPTNRSPQQQLWRRLKPWFTRFGKGPGGLAGIVLAFVLVLLVLGSQVVIGTGEVGVVLRLGRYDRLLGPGMHFKWPRPIETVVKTAAGRTHAVSDNALELTQDGALVNVEYTVQYEVDDLRKYLFSAEDADGTVAVAAQAAVRAVIGQASLDRLLADRGTTLADAAAQALQRRLDAYGVGIRVSEISLQSVSPPAEVKDAFDDVDKAREEKSSAEVEARAYAGKVLPAARSEAAKTLAEAQAYKAERVARAQGETAQFNLLLAAYRAAPALTRRRLWLETMEEVLAGQHKVIAGGNGPVSVQLPSTPAPAPAASAGQGAATPQAKP; via the coding sequence GGCCTGGAATCGACCCGGGGGCAGTGGTCCGCACGAGCCCTGGCAACGCCCGCCGACGAACCGTTCGCCTCAGCAACAGCTCTGGCGCCGGCTCAAGCCGTGGTTCACCCGATTCGGCAAGGGTCCGGGCGGGCTGGCCGGCATCGTGCTGGCCTTCGTGCTGGTGCTGCTCGTGCTGGGCAGCCAGGTGGTGATCGGCACGGGCGAGGTGGGCGTGGTGCTCAGGCTCGGCCGTTATGATCGCCTGCTCGGCCCCGGCATGCATTTCAAATGGCCGCGGCCGATCGAGACCGTGGTGAAGACCGCCGCCGGACGCACCCATGCCGTCTCCGACAATGCGCTGGAGCTGACCCAGGACGGCGCGCTGGTCAACGTCGAATACACCGTCCAGTACGAGGTGGATGATCTGCGCAAGTATCTTTTCTCGGCCGAGGATGCCGATGGCACCGTGGCTGTCGCGGCCCAGGCGGCGGTGCGCGCGGTGATCGGGCAGGCGTCGCTCGACCGGCTGCTCGCCGATCGCGGCACGACCCTGGCCGATGCCGCGGCACAGGCCCTGCAGCGACGCCTGGACGCCTATGGCGTCGGCATCCGGGTGAGCGAGATCAGCCTGCAGAGCGTGAGCCCGCCGGCCGAGGTCAAGGACGCCTTCGACGATGTCGACAAGGCCCGCGAGGAGAAGTCCAGCGCCGAGGTCGAGGCGCGCGCCTATGCCGGCAAGGTGCTGCCGGCCGCACGCAGCGAGGCGGCGAAGACGCTCGCCGAGGCGCAGGCCTACAAGGCCGAGCGGGTCGCCCGGGCGCAGGGTGAGACCGCGCAGTTCAACCTGTTGCTGGCCGCCTATCGCGCCGCGCCCGCGCTCACCCGCCGGCGGTTGTGGCTCGAGACCATGGAAGAGGTGCTGGCCGGACAGCACAAGGTGATCGCCGGCGGCAACGGGCCGGTATCGGTCCAGTTGCCGTCGACGCCGGCGCCGGCGCCGGCCGCTTCCGCCGGCCAGGGCGCCGCTACACCGCAGGCCAAGCCATGA
- a CDS encoding cupin has translation MPPSTESFLLAPHAWVPNHPTLPVLLYRGALAADGAQDTATQFEHLFAAHGWPPRWRDGIYDFHHYHSTAHEALGMAAGTARLILGGPGGREITVQAGDALLLPAGTGHCCLEADASLLVVGAYPPGQDWDLCRSEPTPAMRRRIASLPFPASDPVQGAQGLLLRAWIPAVSRQGP, from the coding sequence ATGCCGCCATCGACGGAAAGCTTCCTGCTCGCGCCGCATGCATGGGTGCCCAACCATCCGACCCTGCCGGTGCTGCTGTACCGCGGCGCGCTCGCGGCCGACGGCGCGCAGGATACCGCCACGCAATTCGAACACCTGTTCGCCGCGCATGGCTGGCCTCCGCGCTGGCGCGACGGTATTTACGATTTCCATCACTACCACTCGACCGCGCATGAGGCGCTCGGTATGGCCGCCGGCACGGCGAGGCTCATCCTGGGGGGACCGGGTGGACGCGAGATCACGGTGCAGGCGGGCGATGCCTTGCTGCTGCCGGCCGGCACCGGCCATTGCTGTCTGGAGGCCGACGCAAGCCTGCTGGTGGTGGGCGCCTATCCGCCCGGGCAGGACTGGGACCTCTGCCGTAGCGAGCCGACGCCCGCGATGCGCCGACGCATCGCCAGCCTGCCCTTTCCGGCCAGCGACCCCGTCCAAGGTGCGCAGGGCCTGCTGCTTCGGGCGTGGATACCGGCCGTGTCCCGCCAAGGGCCCTGA
- the hflC gene encoding protease modulator HflC translates to MKLGAAILLALLVLLGLDSVYLVNEGQSALVVEFGRLVRSEKTPGIHLKLPLVERVVRLDERILQLDAAPERYLAAGNRNVSVDFYAKWRIADAATYYRATRADRVLAAQRLTPVLKNALRAEIANHALDELVVEGADGMLDEVRRRVDAGVRESLGVTLVDVRIKRLELPAEVREAVYQHMRAERLAEAGSLRAAGQEAAAKLRAEADRDAQSVRAEADRDAARLRGEGDAEAATIYAQAYGQDAEFFAFYRSLVSYRRAFRDGNGTVVLKPGEGFLRYFDDTDHAKP, encoded by the coding sequence ATGAAGCTCGGTGCCGCCATCCTGCTCGCGCTGCTGGTCTTGTTGGGGCTGGACAGCGTCTACCTCGTCAACGAGGGGCAAAGCGCCCTGGTGGTCGAATTCGGCCGGCTGGTGCGCAGCGAAAAGACCCCGGGCATCCACCTCAAGCTGCCGCTCGTCGAGCGCGTGGTGCGGCTCGACGAGCGCATCCTGCAACTGGATGCCGCGCCGGAACGCTATCTCGCCGCCGGCAACCGCAACGTCAGCGTCGATTTCTATGCCAAGTGGCGCATCGCCGACGCCGCCACCTATTACCGCGCCACCCGCGCCGACCGCGTGCTCGCCGCGCAGCGCCTGACGCCGGTGCTCAAGAACGCGCTGCGCGCGGAAATCGCCAATCATGCCCTCGACGAACTGGTTGTCGAGGGCGCGGACGGCATGCTCGACGAAGTCCGCCGGCGCGTCGATGCCGGCGTGCGCGAGAGCCTGGGGGTGACCCTGGTGGACGTGCGCATCAAGCGGCTGGAGTTGCCGGCCGAGGTGCGCGAGGCCGTCTATCAGCACATGCGCGCCGAACGCCTGGCCGAGGCCGGCAGTCTGCGCGCCGCCGGCCAGGAGGCCGCGGCCAAGCTGCGCGCGGAGGCCGATCGCGACGCCCAGTCGGTGCGTGCCGAGGCCGACCGCGATGCCGCGCGCCTGCGCGGCGAGGGCGATGCCGAGGCAGCGACGATCTACGCGCAGGCCTACGGGCAGGATGCGGAGTTCTTCGCCTTCTATCGCAGCCTGGTCTCCTATCGCCGCGCCTTCAGGGATGGCAACGGGACGGTCGTCCTTAAGCCCGGCGAAGGGTTCCTCCGTTACTTCGACGACACGGATCACGCCAAGCCGTGA